From a single Podarcis raffonei isolate rPodRaf1 chromosome 10, rPodRaf1.pri, whole genome shotgun sequence genomic region:
- the LOC128421907 gene encoding aldo-keto reductase family 1 member C3-like, with amino-acid sequence MALSKDHGITMNDGNKIPILGFGTFTPDTVPKSKCEEAAKIAIEYGFRLIDSAYVYQTEEHVGRAVRAKIADGTIKREDIFYTGKLWSTFHRPELVRKCIEESLKKLQFDYMDLFLMHNPYSMKPGPDLFPMGEDKKLMIENVDLRQTWEAMEACKDAGLVRSIGVSNFTRKHLEMILNKPGLKYKPVINQVECHPYRNQSKLLAFCKSNDIILEGYCVLGSQRDPRWLNPEAPPLLEVPLLVAIAKKYNKSPALVAIRYQLQRGLVVIVKADTREQIEEDIQALTFQLSEEDMKSIDGLHKGMSYLKWDVYADHPQYCPPDVE; translated from the exons ATGGCACTTAGCAAAGACCATGGCATTACAATGAATGATGGGAACAAAATCCCCATATTGGGGTTTGGAACCTTTACCCCGGACACT GTTCCCAAAAGTAagtgtgaggaggctgcaaagATAGCAATAGAATACGGCTTCCGTCTTATTGATAGTGCATATGTATACCAGACAGAGGAGCACGTTGGGCGGGCTGTTCGTGCGAAGATTGCAGACGGAACAATAAAAAGGGAAGACATTTTCTACACTGGAAAA CTCTGGAGTACCTTCCACCGCCCTGAGCTAGTTAGGAAATGCATAGAAGAATCCCTGAAGAAACTCCAGTTTGACTACATGGATCTGTTCTTAATGCACAATCCGTATTCTATGAAG CCTGGACCAGATTTATTTCCCATGGGAGAAGACAAAAAATTGATGATTGAAAACGTAGATCTTCGTCAGACATGGGAG GCAATGGAGGCGTGCAAAGATGCCGGCTTGGTGAGGTCCATCGGAGTGTCCAACTTCACCCGTAAGCACCTGGAAATGATCCTGAACAAGCCAGGATTGAAATACAAGCCAGTGATAAACCAG GTTGAATGCCATCCTTATCGGAACCAAAGCAAGCTGCTGGCCTTCTGCAAGTCAAACGATATCATCCTAGAAGGATATTGTGTCCTGGGATCCCAAAGGGACCCAAGATG GTTAAATCCAGAAGCTCCTCCCCTGCTTGAAGTCCCTCTGTTGGTTGCGATTGCCAAGAAGTACAACAAAAGCCCAGCTCTCGTGGCTATTCGCTACCAACTGCAGCGCGGCCTGGTGGTCATAGTGAAGGCCGACACCAGAGAGCAAATTGAGGAAGATATCCAG GCACTTACTTTCCAGCTGTCTGAGGAGGATATGAAATCCATTGATGGCCTTCACAAAGGCATGAGCTATTTAAAATGGGACGT ATACGCTGATCACCCACAGTATTGCCCACCAGATGTGGAATAA